The stretch of DNA GTTCAGTTGCCACTGTTAGAGTTCTAGAGTTCATTCACGGACAAGTCGCTCACGACTTCGTCTCCCCACCGTCGTGCCAGGAGGATCTTTGCTTTCCGCCTTCGTCTCGGCCCTCAGGACCCCGGACCTGAGGCGGAAGATCCTCATCGCGCTCGGTCTCGTTGCGCTGTATCGCATCGGCGCGGTGATCCCGTCGCCGGGCGTCGACTACGGCAACGTGCGAGCCTGCGTCGATCAGCTGTCGGGCGGCGACTCCGCGGGCATCTACTCGCTGATCAACCTGTTCTCCGGCGGTGCACTGCTGCAGCTGTCGATCTTCGCGATCGGCATCATGCCGTACATCACGGCCAGCATCATCGTCCAGCTGTTGACGGTCGTCATTCCGAAGTTCGAGGAACTCCGGAAGGAAGGCCAGTCCGGCCAGGCGAAGATGACGCAGTACACGCGCTATCTGTCGATCGCACTCGCGATCCTGCAGGCCACCGGCATCGTGGCGCTCGCGTCGCGCGGCCAGCTGCTGCAGGGATGCCAGGAAGAGATCATCGCCGACAAGAGCATCTTCGGCCTCGTGATCATCGTGCTGGTCATGACCGCGGGCGCTGCCCTCGTCATGTGGTTCGGCGAGGTCATCACCGAGCGCGGAGTCGGCAACGGCATGTCGCTGCTGATCTTCTCGGGTATCGCGTCCCGCCTGCCCTCCGAGGGCAAGGCCATCCTGGACAGCCGCGGGGGACTGATCTTCGCGATCATCTGTGTCGCGGCGCTCGCCATCATCGCCGGCGTCGTCTTCGTCGAGCAGGGGCAGCG from Rhodococcus opacus B4 encodes:
- the secY gene encoding preprotein translocase subunit SecY, encoding MLSAFVSALRTPDLRRKILIALGLVALYRIGAVIPSPGVDYGNVRACVDQLSGGDSAGIYSLINLFSGGALLQLSIFAIGIMPYITASIIVQLLTVVIPKFEELRKEGQSGQAKMTQYTRYLSIALAILQATGIVALASRGQLLQGCQEEIIADKSIFGLVIIVLVMTAGAALVMWFGEVITERGVGNGMSLLIFSGIASRLPSEGKAILDSRGGLIFAIICVAALAIIAGVVFVEQGQRRIPVQYAKRMVGRKMYGGSSTYLPLKVNQAGIIPVIFASSLLYLPNLIAQLTGATSSADPSWWQRIINEYLVNPNNPVYIVIYFALIVFFVFFYVAITFNPEERADEMKKFGGFIPGIRPGRPTADYLNYVLNRITVPGSIYLGLIAVLPHFFLSGSQTSSSIFGGAAVLILVSVALDTVKQIESQLMQRNYEGFLK